Part of the Verrucomicrobiota bacterium genome is shown below.
GTGAAGGCCGCCCCGCGCTGGGCGACTTGTGTCGGGATAATACAGTCGAACATATCCACACCAAGGCCGACGGGCTCTAATACATCTAGCGGAGTTCCCACACCCATGAGGTAACGAGGTTTGTCCTCGGGTAACATTTGGGCCGTGAGCTCGCAAGTGTCTTCGCGCTCGTTTTTGGCCTCACCGACAGCTAAGCCGCCGATGGCAAATCCGTCAAAAGGCATCGCGCAAAGTTCAGCGACACTTTGTTTGCGTAAATCCGGGAAAAGGGCGCCTTGGACGATGCCAAACATGGATTGGGGGGAGTCTGCACGTGCGGCGAGGCTGCGGACGGCCCAACGGTGTGTGATGCCCAAGGCCGAGCGGGCGGTGGCTTCGTCGGCAGTGGAGGGGATACATTGGTCGAGGGCCATCATGATATCGCTGCCTATGGCGATTTGTGTGCCGATACTCAGTTCGGGGCTCAGCAGGATCGTTTTCCCGTCGATGTAACTCTGGAAAATAGCGCCCGCCTCACTCATGGAACGCGAGTGCGGTAGAGAAAATATCTGGAATCCGCCTGAGTCGGTGAGGACGGAACGTGGCCAGCTCATGAATTTCTGGATACCACCAATGCGCCGGAAGACCTCAGGACCCGGGCGGAGCAAAAGATGGTAGGTATTCGCGAGTAGGATTTGTGAGCCGGCATCTTCTAGGGTTTGGGTAAGCTGGGCCTTGACCGTGGCCTGGGTACCCACGGGCATAAAAAGCGGGGTTTTAACCTCATTATGAAGGGTGTGGAATGTCCCGGCGCGCGCACGTGAACCCGTGGCGCGGGCTTCTAATTTGAATTTCAAGCGGGACTCGTTCATATGGATTTAATTCCGGTGAAGCAAATTGCGGTAAACGGCCTTAAAATCAATCCTAACTATTTTTATAGAAGTATTTTTACGTTTGATTCACTGATCGTGGAATCTCTCGTTTCATTTCCAAGTGAGATTCATGCGGTAGATCATAGATGAGGACGGGGAATCCAATCAAAAGGAGGCGGGGTTAATTCGGGCGTTTGTTTTTATTCATTCCTGTCCAGCGGGTGATCAAGGAACGTGCCTTGGGTCCGCCGTACGCGATGATAAATGCCGTCAGGGTGAGGCGGGAACCGCGACCGATGACGGAAGCCCAGGTGAAATCCCAGAGGTCGACATGGGCGAGGCCGGACGCGAGGGCCACGACTTTATACGGTACCGGGCTGAGGGTGGCGACCACGATGCTCCAGAAGGTAGCGTCACTGTATTCTTGAGCAATTTGCGGCACCTTATCCAGATGGAGGAAGGGCAGGTGTCCAGTGGCGAACCCTTGAAATCCTTCCCAAAAGAAATATCCGAGAATCCACATGAGGTATCCACCGATGACAGAGGCGATAATGGCGACCACTGAATAAAGTAGCCACCTTTTCGGTTTTGCCAGGCACATGGGGATGAGCATGAAATAGGGGGAGATCGGCAGGAGGGAGGAATTCAGGAAGGTAATCAATGCAAAAACGGCCAGACCCCAGCGAGAATTTAATGAGGCTAGAGCCCAGTCATAAAACTTTTTGAGTGTTTTTCCCATTTTCTGGACGAGTATCGGAGGTAAAAAAAATCCCGGTCAAGGCTGTGAGGCTTTGCCGGGAAAAAATTAATCGAAAAGATTAAATGAGATTACTCTGCAGTAACGTTCTCTGCTTGAGGACCTTTTTGTCCATCAACGATCGTGAAGGAAACACGTTGTCCTTCACGGAGGGTTTTACGGCCACTGCCGTTGATTGCGGTGTGATGAACGAAAACGTCTTTACCGCTTTCAGGTTGGATAAATCCGAACCCTTTTTCATCGTTGAACCATTTAACTGTACCTGTAACTTGTTCTGACATATTGCTTTCTTGATTTTTTCTTGATTGTCCGTGAATCCTTCAATAAAAGAATCCAGCGGGTGTGTTCATGTCCACGCTTAACAGGGCTATTCAAGAAAGCAACCACTAAGTTCGATAATTCACAGTTATTCTATTAAATGGTAATAATTGTGATGGTGATTTGAAAAAACAGGGGGTATGTCGTTTTACTTCAAAAACCCCGTCAGAGGACTCGTGGCAGAGGCTTTTGATGATTGGCCGGCGAGGCCGATCTCGAAGGCTTCGCGGCCAGCTTCGATACCTTTGGCAAAGGCTTTTGCCATGCCACAGGGGTCAGGGGCGATAGCGATGGCGGTATTAATCAGTACGGCGTCCGCACCCATTTCCATGGCCTCAGCGGCTTGTGACGGGGCTCCGATGCCCGCATCGACGACGACGGGGACACTGGCTTGCTCGATAATGATTTCAATTTGTGCGCGGGTCTGGATGCCGCGGTTCGACCCGATAGGTGCACCTAAGGGCATGACTGTGGCACAGCCCACGTCTTGGAGGCGTTTGGCCAGGACCGGATCGGCATTTATGTAAGGCAGGACAATAAAACCCTCTTTGACGAGGTGTTTTGCCGCTTCGTAGGTTTCCACAGGGTCGGGGAGCAAATAGTGGGGGTCGGGATGGATTTCGAGCTTCACCCAGTTCGGTAAACCCGCGCTGCGGGCGAGTTTGGCCAGTCGAATGGCTTCCTCGGCATTTTGTGCGCCACTGGTATTAGGCAGGATCAGGTATTTTTTCGGATCGATAAAATCCAGTATGTCGGCGGAAGGATCGTGTTCGCCTGAGAGATTCGCCCGGCGCAGTGCGACAGTTACGATCTCGGCCCCACTGACCTCGAGGGCATGGCGCATGGAGGCATTTGACGAGAATTTCCCTGTACCGACCATCAGACGGGAACGGAACTCGCGCCCGGCGATTTTGAGTTTGGTAGATTCTTTGATGGAGGGGAGTTTGCTCGAGTCGATGGCTTTTTCGACACGGACTTGGAGTTCTGCTAGGTTAAAAGGTTTGCGCACATAATCTGCGGCGCCGAGCTGGAGGCCTTTGACAATGTCAGCGGCGGCCCCTTTTTGGGTGAGGAATACGACAGGGATATTTTTTGTGGCAGGATTTGCTTTCAGGCGCTCGATTAATTCCAGCCCGCTCATCACCGGGAGCATGATATCCGAGATAATCACATCTGGAAGTATTTTGATGGCTTGATCGAGGCCTTGCTGACCGTCGGAACCGAGAAAGACTTCCCATTTTTCTTGGTCGAACCGCGCTTGGATCACGCGGCGGATACTCGGATCATCTTCGACGACTAATACTTTAGGCATAAGGGTACTTCCGTTTTTTTTTAAAAAAAGTTGGGCGACTAACCAATGACGATATTGACAAGTTTATCAGGAACGACAATGACCTTTTTGACTGATTTCCCCTCGGTGAATTCTTTCACACGCGGGTTAGCCATGGCTTTCGCCTCGGATTCCTCGCGTGAAGTACCTTTGGGCAACATGATCTTGTCGCGCAATTTGCCATTGACCTGGATGACGACCTCGACTTCGGATTCGACGAGATACTTTTCTTCGCAAACAGGCCATGGGGCATAATTGATCGACGGGATGTGTCCTGCCGGGGTCAGTGCAAATTGCGGGGCGGAATGGATCGCTGCCCAGAGCTCCTCTGCGATATGGGGGGCAAAAGGACTCAGGAGCTGGAGGAATTCCTTGAGTGGGGCAAGTGGCCTTTCTTCCAGTGGGGTGAATTCATTCACAAATATCATCATCTGGGCGATAGCAGTATTCAACGAGAGATTTTCGATGTCTTCGCCGACTTTTTTTATCGTGGCATGGAGCACCTTGAGCTGGCCTGGGGTGGGGGCCGAGTCGCGCAATTTGCTCGAGAGCGACCAGGAACCATCCTGCTGCTCCTCCATAATGAGGCGCCAGACACGGCCAAGGAAACGGTAAACTCCCTCGACGCCTTTCATGCTCCAGGGTTTTACCTGTTCCAGCGGGCCCATGAACATCTCATACAGGCGCAGGGAGTCAGCCCCGTATTCTTTGATCACGTCATCGGGGTTCACCACATTTCCGCGCGATTTGCTCATCTTTTGCCCGTCCTCACCGAGGATCAGGCCTTGATTGACGAGTTTGTAGAAAGGCTCAGGTGTCGTGACGAGCCCGAGGTCAAAGATGACCTTATGCCAGAAACGCGCGTAGAGCAGGTGCAAAACGGCGTGTTCGGTACCACCGACATAGAGATCGACGCCCTTTTCTTTCGGGTCCAGGCTGGAATGCATCCAGTACTTTTCCGCCTCAGGGGAAACAAAAGCCTGCGCATTTTGTGCGTCCGTATAACGCAGGTAATACCAGCAGGAGCCTGCCCATTGAGGCATGGTATTCACTTCCCGTCTCCCCGCGCAATTTGCGCCGGTGTACGGATTCGTGATCTGGACATCGAGCCAGTCACCGGCCTTGGAGAGTGGGGGCTCTGGCGTGCCGGTGGGTTTAAAATCGTCCATGTCCGGTGGGATCAATGGCATGGTTTGAGCATCCAGAGCAAAATGCTCTTTGCCGACCCAGACGATCGGGAAAGGTTCACCCCAGTAACGCTGACGACTGAAAAGCCAGTCGCGGAGTTTGTAATTAATCGTCTTTTTCCCCAGCCCGTGTTCCTCCAGCCAAGCCGCAATTTTGTTTTTTGCATCGAGAGTCGAAAGCCCGTTGAGGAGTCCGGAATTCACCGCAGTGCCATCCCCACAGAAGCCAAGGGATTCCTGTCCAGCGGGGGCTTGGACGACGAGAGTGACTGGCAGCCCAAATGTCTGAGCAAATTCCAGATCGCGTTCGTCATGTGCCGGCACGGCCATGATCGCGCCTGTGCCATAACCAGCCAAGACATAGTCAGCGATCCAGATCGGGATTTTTTCGTTATTCACCGGATTAAGCGCGTAAGCTCCCGTAAATACACCGGTTTTGTCTTTGGCCAACTGCCGGTCTTGATCAGATTTTGACGCGGCAAATTGTTTATAATCCGCCACGGCTTTTTCATGTGTGCTGGTAGTGATCTGGTCGACTAGCTCGTGTTCGGGGCAGAGCACCATATACGTCGCGCCGAAAAGGGTATCGGGGCGAGTGGTGAAAACGGTGATTTTCTCGATCGGATTCTCCAGAGCAAATTGCACCTCGGCACCCTCGGAGCGCCCGATCCAGTTCCTCTGGAGGAGTTTAATACTCTCAGGCCAATTCACCAGGTCGAGTTCGTTAATCAGGCGTTCGCAATACTCGGTGATCCGGAGCATCCATTGGCGCATCGGGCGGCGCTCGACGGGGAACCCGCCGACTTCGCTTTTTCCGTCGATGACTTCTTCATTCGCCAGCACGGTCCCGAGTTGGGGGCACCAGTTTACGGGGGCTTCGCTGACGTAAGCCAGGCGTTTGCTGTCGATCAAGGCACGTTTTTTTTCCGGAGTGTCACAATCCGCCGGGATGGGCAGATCCGTAATCGGGCGGGCAATTTGTGTCGCCGGGTCGAACCATGAATTATACAGTTTAAGGAAAATCCACTGGGTCCATTTAAAGTAAGCCGGGTCGGTGGTATTCACCTCGCGTGACCAGTCGTAGCTAAATCCGATCCCTTTGAGTTGTTTCTTGAAATAGGCGACATTTTGCTCGGTGGTGACGCGCGGGTGCTGGCCGGTTTTGATGGCGTATTGTTCAGCCGGCAGGCCGAAGGCGTCCCAGCCCATCGGGTGGAGGACGTTGAATCCTTTCATCCGTTTGAATCGGCTGACAATGTCGGTGGCGGTGTACCCCTCGGGATGACCCACGTGGAGGCCTGAGCCGCTCGGGTAGGGGAACATGTCGAGGCAGAAGAATTTCGGGGGCAGCTGGCCCTTGGCGCAATTTGCACCGTGCCGCGTAGCAAAAGGGTGTGCCTCCGGGATATTCTCGCCCGGGTTCCACGCGCGGAAAGTTTCTTGTTTATCCCAAAAAGCCTGCCATTTGGGTTCGATCTCTGGAAATGGATATTGCGGTCGCATAATTGAACCGGTGAGTAAACCACGAAGCGGTAAAGCTGGCAAAGCGGAAATTTCTCTTGGGGGGGGATTTATGCGGATATGGACTCCACTGGGGATTCTAGATTGCTTCCGCATCCGCCCTTCTCTCCATTCCTTTTAAGAGATCAGACTTTAAAATTTCGTCGAGATGATATATGATGATGTCATCATGAGAATAATTATAGAACTCCCTGAAGATCAGGTGAATGCTCTTGCTGAGCTTTGCAAATCAGAAGGAATCTCTCGCGCGGAAGCGATTTAAAAGGGCCTTGGGGGAAATGCTCGCTCGAAAACAGACTCAAAGCAGGGAACAGGCCTTTGGGGGATGGGAAAATCGTGGGGATAGCCGGAAGATCGTGGACGATCTGCGTGAGGAGTGGAAATCATGAAGGCGGTCATCGATAGTGATGTCTTGATGGACTATCTCCAAGGAGTCAATGAGGCAAAGATAGAAATCAGCAGATATAGTGATCCTCTCTACTCCATCATTTCTTGGATGGAAATGATGTGTGGAGCTCAAACAGATCATGAACGAATGAGGCTTATTGAGCTTTTGCATGCATCCAGCAAGCCCTGGAGATTCGTGAAAATCAAGGTCGGAAACCTTTTGAGGCAATTCGTCGATGAAAGATAAAGCGTCCGAGTAACACTACTCAGTATTCATTTCTGATTACCCGCAAATTGCGCGGAAACGTTCAATAAATGGTTTCCAAGAGATTTGGTTTACTGGTTCAAAATATTTGACTGGGAACGAGTCGCTGACGATTTTGCGGAGTTCCTCGTGGTTATGGATGTCACCCATGGCGAGGGACTGCATGAGGATATTACCGAGGGCGGTGGCTTCGACCGGGCCGGCGGCGATAGTGATTCCGCAGGCGTCCGCGGTGAATTGCTGGAGGAGTTCGTTTTTAATCCCGCCCCCGACGACATGGAGGGTTTTGATTTTTTTGCCGGTGACCTCAGAGATTTTTTCCAGGGTCACACTGTAAAGACATGCGAGGCTTTCGAGTGCGCAACGGATGATCTCACCATGGGTCTCTGGGACGGCCTGACCTTTTTCGCGGCAGAACCCCTGGATTTTCGAGGGCATATCGCCGGGTTTCAGGAATCGGGCATCATTCGGGTTAATGAGTGAACCGAAGGGTTTGGCCTCGGACGCGATATGGGTGAGCATCGAGTAATCATAATGGTGCCCGACTTTTTCCCATGTCCGGCGACATTCCTGTACGAGCCACATGCCGATGATATTTTTAAGGAAGCGGGTGGTGCCGTCGATGCCTTGTTCATTGGTGAATTCCGCAGCCAGGGCTGAGTCTTTGACAAATGGTTTAGTCAGCTCGACGCCCATCAAGGACCAGGTGCCCGAACTCAAGTAAGCCCAGTTTTTGCCCGTGGCAGGGACCGCAGCGATGGCAGCCCCGGTGTCATGGGAGCAACTCGCCACGACCTCGCAATTTGTCAGGCCGAGCTCGTGAGCGACTTGGGGCTGGACCGGGGCGATCCGCGTGGCGGAGGGAAGGACATCGGGGAAGATGTGCTTTGGGAACTTGAATTTGCTGATGATTTTTTTCGACCAGGCACGTTTTTTGGGGTTGTAAATCTGGGTGGTGCTGGCGAGAGACTCCTCCATGACCGCTTTACCGGAGAAAAGGAAATTAAGGAAATCGCCCATACAAAGGAGTTTATCCGCCGATTTGAGCAGGGCGGGGTCCGATGAATTATGGGCGTGGAGCTGGTAAAGGGTATTAAGAGTCATGAATTGGATACCGGTTTCTTTATAGATATCTTCCTTGCTCATGACGGCAAAAGCGCGTTCAAATCCCCCGTCGGTGCGGCTGTCCCGGTAATTATAGGGGGTTCCCACCAGAGGTTCGATTTTCCCCGTCAGGCAGTAGTCCACACCCCAAGTATCGGATGAAAGACTGCGGGGCTGGATTCCTTGGGCGGTGACCTTCGCGATTCCTTTTTTAATCTCATCAAAAAGGCGCAAGACATCCCAGCGCAAGGTGCCATTGACATTGATGATGACATTGGGAAAACGGTGCATTTCGTCGAGGGAGACTTTTCCATTCTCTAAGGTGCCGAGCATGACGCGCCCGCTTTCTGCTCCAAGATCGATTCCAAGATAATGTTTTGCGCTCATAGGAAAAAATATTTTTTGTTGGGGTTTGAAGGGGCAGAATGAACAAAGTCGGATCGCTTTGAAAACATTTTATTTTTCGAATAGAAGATTTTTCGGATGGTATTCCCCGTATTCAAGGCTTAAGAGTGAAAGCCTGTTATGGCTATTATCCACCGAAATCTCTGTGATCCCATTATTTGGGCCTTGAACGAAGTCTTTAATCAGGGCCGTTACACCGACAAGGTGCTCGAACGTGTCTTGAAGGAGGATAAACGCCGTGGAGCCCGCGACCGGGCGTTTATTGCGGAGAATGTTTATGAGATCGTCCGCTGGCGCAGACTTTTGGGATTTTGTATCGGGATCGACAAAGAAACAGGATTTACCCAGATGGAACTCTGGAAACTCTTTGGTGCACAAATAGTCCTGGCGGGGATGGAGTTACCCAAATGGGTGGAATTCGCCCCCCTTGACGACAAGGATATCCGGAAAAACCGCAAGTCCCATAAATCTCGAGCGGTCGAACAGTCGGTTCCTGATTGGATGGATACCCTCGGTGAAAAAGAACTCGGCCCTGTCTGGGGCCGGGAACTCATGGCTTTAAATCAAAAAGCTACCTTGGTCGTCCGGTGCAATTTGCTCAAGACCACACCGGATCATGTCGCTAAAAGCTTGCTAGAACTCGAAGTGCCGACCGAGTTTGATGAACGTTTCCCGCACGCACTTATTTTAAAGAAAAGGATTAATCTTTTCTCGACGGACCTTTTTAAGAATGGTCATGTCGAGGTCCAAGATGCCGCGTCGCAGGCCGTGTCAGCATTCCTCGATGTAAAGCCCGGAATGCGTGTCGTGGATGCTTGTGCAGGGGCGGGGGGAAAGAGCCTACACCTATCCGCACTCATGCAAAATAAGGGCAGGATTATCGCTCTCGACACTGGGGAACGCCGTTTGGATGAGCTCCGTAAACGGGCCGCTCGTGCCGGAGCTGATAATATCGAGGCCCGGATTATTGATGGGGCAAAGACCGTCAAAAGAATGGAGAAATCCGCGGACCGCCTGCTTTTGGATGTGCCGTGCTCTGGCCTAGGTGTCCTGCGACGAAATCCTGATGCGAAATGGAAACTTTCCCAAGAGGAAATCGAGCGGGTCAAAGGGATCCAACGCGAGATCCTTACTAAATACCCCGTCATGCTTAAACCCGGGGGCATCATGGTTTATGCCACTTGCAGCATTCTGCCAAGTGAGGGTGAAGATCAAATTGCCTGGTTCCTGAAAGAGAATCCTGATTATAAACTCCTTGCTGAAAAACGTCTCTCAGTCGCCAAAGATGGTTTCGACGGTTTCTACATGGCCAAGCTCCAACTCGGAGAGTAAGGCTTTTTGTCGAGGATGCGGCCCTTGTGACGCCGCCGTAGCAATTTGCTCGGTGGTTAGTGATTAAAATCATGGTAAAGCCTGATTTTAGGCTCTTCCATTTTCAGAATGATCCGCCGTGGTATGGGTATCTTGCCCATGCCACTTACTTCAAACAATGCCATTTTTCTCTTTTGAGTTAAGAGAGTCTGGTTAGGCGCCAAATGAGTCTTTGAGGCGTTCGCCCCCGAGGATGTGGACGTGGAGGTGGGGGACTGTTTCTCCGGCGTTAGGGCCTGAGTTAATCACGATACGGTAACCGCCCTCTTCGAGTCCTTCCTTTTTTGCCACCCTTTGAGCGCTCAAGAGGAGGTGTCCAAGGAGGGCGTGGTCTTCTGGGGTCGCTTCAGCCAGCCGTGTAATTTGCTTTTTGGGGATCACAAGGTAATGCCCCAGCGCTTGAGGATGGAGATCTTTGATGGCGATACAATGATCGTCTTCATGGATAAAGGGGGAGGGGATTTCGCGATTGATGATTTTAGTAAAAATAGAGTCACTCATAATGGAAAAGAGATTAACAAAATCCGGTATGACTCCGCAATCAAAACAAAGACCGCTTGCATGGGCGCGGCTTTTTGTTTTTGATAGAGGGAAAATAATCACTCACCTCTCATATGTATTTTAATAAAATCCACAATCCTCCGAACTTCGCATTTATTCCCGCCAAAGGACTCAAGAATAACAGGGTTAAACTGCCCGGACACCAGATCAGCCTGAAAACAGCCGATCTGGGGGAGGATGTCTTTGAGATTTCATTTGGATCCCCACAGTGGGATTACCGCAGTGACAGTGGACTGGATTTAAATGCTTTTCGAGCCCCCAGCAGTGCCTGCCTGCAAATGGCGGCTCATGGCGGTTTTTCTGTTTCTTTAGGCAAAAGCAAATTACTCGAAACAACCCAGGAAGAAGCCTTCGGAGTTTGTGGAAAGAGCTGGATGATGCAGTTCGTCCCTCCATCGAATGCAGAGTTTTATGGAATGGGAGAAAAGAATAATGGATTTGAGAAGAGCGGAGTGCGTACAAAATTTTGGAATACCGATGTCTGGGCGGATTTCCATGCGGACGCCTATATTAACGGGACGACTGACCCGATGTATGTATCGATTCCCTATGTGATTATCAAACAAGATAATACTTATGTGGGGATTTTAATTGATAACCCATACGCCAGCTTTATGGGGGTGTCGCCCGTAGTCAGTATCGGTGGGGATCAAATGAAGCTTGAAGGACGCCAGCCATTTTTCCTCGGGGCTGAAGACGGGACAGCGCGTATCTATGTGATCGTGGGACCGAGCTTGGACGCGTTAACCCGTAAATACCAACGGCTGGCCGGGGTGACCCCGCGTCCACCCCTTTGGGCGCTCGGATATCACCAGTGCCGCTGGGGGTATCAAAGCCATATATGCCTCGACAAACTGGATAAAAACTTTTCAAAACATGGAATCCCCTGTGACGGTCTCTGGTTAGATATCGACTACATGGATGGATACCGGGTTTTCACGATGGATAAAAAACATTTTTCGAGTCCTGTTGCTCAAATCGCCGACGTGAATAAGCGAGGACGCAAGGTGGTGCCGATTATTGATCCTGGGGTCAAACTCGATCCGGGGTATAAAGTCTATGATGAGGGCGCGAAAGCAAAGGCTTATTGCAAAACCCCCTCTGGTAAGGACTTTGTCGGGTTTGTCTGGCCGGGGGCGACAGTATTCCCCGATTTTGCTTCGCCCAAAGCACGCCAGTGGTGGGCAGGGCAGGTTGCGCAATTTGCGCGGCAAGGGATTTATGGGGCTTGGCTCGACATGAATGACCCAGCTGCCGGGGCTTCTGAACTTGACCCCATGCTTTTTAACGGGGGAAAATGGCCTCACCAAGCTTATCATAATCAATACGCCCTAGGAATGGCGATGGCCACGCGAGCGGGATTTTTACAGGCTCATCCGGACAAGAGGCCATTCCTCCTGAGCCGGAGTGGGTTTACTGGAATGGGTAAATATGCTGCGATCTGGACGGGGGATAATTTTTCTAATGAACACCACCTAAAAAACGCCATTCCCATCTCGTTGAATCTCGCTATTTCAGGGATTCCATTCAATGGCCCGGATGCAGGGGGATTTGGCGGGGATACCACAGCCGACTTGATGGTGGCCTGGCATAAAATGCAGTTTCTTTTCCCATTTTTGAGGAACCATACACATACAGGAACCCGTGATCAGGAGCCTTGGGCCTTTGACAGGAAGACACTCGTGATATTGCGTGATTATATCCGCCAGCGCTACAAATTACTGCCTTATCTCTATAACCTGTATATCGAGCATGAGCGCACCGGGGCCGCGATCATGAGGCCGCTCTTTTACGATTTTGAGGATACGCGCAAATTGCCCTTGGGCAAGGTGGGTGACCAATTCATGGTCGGCCCAGCGCTCATGCAAGCCCCTGTATTATCCGAAAAAGGGATGGAACGTGATGTCGTCCTGCCCCGGGCCAAATGGTTCTCCTTGATCGACGGGAAATGGATAACCGGAGGGCGCAAACTCCCCGTGAAACAAACAGCGCAAACAACACCCCTTTATTTCCGGGAAGGATCTATCGTCCCGATGCAGGCAGGTGAAAGGAAAACACAGGTCAATGACCTTAAAAAGATCGAACTCCATCTTTTCCTGTCAGTAGCGTTTAAGAGCACCGCCCAGTACCGTTACGTCTTTGATGACGGGGAAAGTTTCGAGTACCGGAAAGGCTTCTATTCGGAATATTTGATTACGGTGAAGGCTACTGGGAAAAAACTCGGTGTGGACATCCAGACTATCCAGAACACCTCAGGTCCGCTTGAGGTTTCATTTGTGGTTTATGATTCCTTTGACCAGCTGGAAACGAAATCAGGGAAAGAAGTTGTTAAAATGGAATTAAAACCATCCTCATGGACTTTGGCTGGGAGCAAATTGCGCGGGTTCAAAACCCGATTCCTCAAAATCAATTAATGATCACGGCGAGATTTTTCTCGCTGCAATAAGTGGCGATCGCGAGGCGGATGTATTCGACCAGTTCATCATGTTGGCGATGGCACTTTTTGCGCCAACGTTTGGCACCACGCAAGGTTTTAACGCATTTGCGGATATTGCGGATATGAAGCGCCTGCGGATGGCAGGAGAGGGCATCGGCGACTTGGCGGCGGAGCTTTTCGTAGAATTCGATCTCCATAGGGACACCATCACCCGTTGTGAGTAAATTCAGGTCGATAATCGACTGGGCGGGAATGTAATGGAAGTGATCAGCGACTTTATCGAGATTGAGTTTACGTAAGACAAAACGAATAATTTCCTCAAAAGTCTCAAGGGTCATCATGTTTTCTTGGACATTCGAGATGAAATGCTCCAGTAATGCGCGCGCAAAAGATTCGGCATGGATCCAGTTTTCCCCTGTGGCTGATTCAGAGGATTTACGTAGCGAGATGACCAGTGACCCGTAATTCACCGGGGCGCGGTGCCCGGTTTTAGGGAATTCTATGATAATATTAGATTGGTCGATTAATCTCATTTTGCGGTCCCAACCACGGGTTGGGATAAATTATTCACTTCACTGATGAATTCATTAATATCACGGAAACTCCGATAAACACTGGCGAAACGGACATAAGCCACCTCGTCGAGTTTACGGAGCTTACGCATGAGGAGCTCCCCGACAGCCGTCGAAGGAATCTCCCGTTCGTGATCATGGCTGATTTCGTCGTGGATTTCATTCACCAAGATTTCGATTTGTTCGAGGGA
Proteins encoded:
- a CDS encoding glycoside hydrolase family 31 protein; its protein translation is MYFNKIHNPPNFAFIPAKGLKNNRVKLPGHQISLKTADLGEDVFEISFGSPQWDYRSDSGLDLNAFRAPSSACLQMAAHGGFSVSLGKSKLLETTQEEAFGVCGKSWMMQFVPPSNAEFYGMGEKNNGFEKSGVRTKFWNTDVWADFHADAYINGTTDPMYVSIPYVIIKQDNTYVGILIDNPYASFMGVSPVVSIGGDQMKLEGRQPFFLGAEDGTARIYVIVGPSLDALTRKYQRLAGVTPRPPLWALGYHQCRWGYQSHICLDKLDKNFSKHGIPCDGLWLDIDYMDGYRVFTMDKKHFSSPVAQIADVNKRGRKVVPIIDPGVKLDPGYKVYDEGAKAKAYCKTPSGKDFVGFVWPGATVFPDFASPKARQWWAGQVAQFARQGIYGAWLDMNDPAAGASELDPMLFNGGKWPHQAYHNQYALGMAMATRAGFLQAHPDKRPFLLSRSGFTGMGKYAAIWTGDNFSNEHHLKNAIPISLNLAISGIPFNGPDAGGFGGDTTADLMVAWHKMQFLFPFLRNHTHTGTRDQEPWAFDRKTLVILRDYIRQRYKLLPYLYNLYIEHERTGAAIMRPLFYDFEDTRKLPLGKVGDQFMVGPALMQAPVLSEKGMERDVVLPRAKWFSLIDGKWITGGRKLPVKQTAQTTPLYFREGSIVPMQAGERKTQVNDLKKIELHLFLSVAFKSTAQYRYVFDDGESFEYRKGFYSEYLITVKATGKKLGVDIQTIQNTSGPLEVSFVVYDSFDQLETKSGKEVVKMELKPSSWTLAGSKLRGFKTRFLKIN
- the nrdR gene encoding transcriptional regulator NrdR, with translation MKCPKCGCQDDKVIDSRTSREGDVIRRRRECLNCAHRYTTYEQVEKDALFVVKRDGRREKFDRTKLLKGIEIACQKRPISLEQIEILVNEIHDEISHDHEREIPSTAVGELLMRKLRKLDEVAYVRFASVYRSFRDINEFISEVNNLSQPVVGTAK